The Thermanaerovibrio acidaminovorans DSM 6589 genome contains a region encoding:
- a CDS encoding endonuclease V — protein MVRKGPVGPFEGAAELQRRLAQEVRLCPLAGEPRLVAGVDCSERDRTIRAAAVLLSWPELTPAAEALFEGPCRVPYVPGFLSFRELDSMVRALEGLGMPFDLVMVDGCGIAHPRGLGIASHLGVALNVPSLGISKSLLVGSFEEPGPDPLSIGPIWLNRSQVGWALRSRRGARPIFVTPGHMIDLDGALDVTLRALRGYRLPEPTRLADLLSKGPCQRKKR, from the coding sequence ATGGTTAGGAAGGGCCCGGTTGGCCCCTTCGAGGGGGCGGCGGAGCTTCAGCGCCGGTTGGCCCAAGAGGTGCGCCTCTGCCCCCTGGCGGGGGAGCCCAGGTTGGTGGCGGGGGTGGACTGCTCCGAGAGGGACCGCACTATCCGGGCGGCGGCGGTCCTCCTGTCCTGGCCGGAGCTCACACCGGCGGCGGAGGCCCTCTTCGAGGGGCCCTGCCGAGTGCCCTACGTGCCGGGCTTCCTTTCCTTCAGGGAGCTGGACTCCATGGTACGGGCCCTGGAGGGCTTGGGGATGCCCTTCGATCTGGTGATGGTGGACGGATGCGGCATCGCCCACCCCCGGGGGCTAGGGATAGCCAGCCACCTGGGGGTGGCACTAAATGTCCCCTCCCTGGGGATATCCAAATCGTTGCTGGTGGGGTCCTTCGAGGAGCCCGGCCCGGACCCGCTGTCCATAGGCCCCATCTGGCTCAACCGATCCCAGGTGGGCTGGGCGTTGAGGAGCCGGCGGGGGGCGAGGCCCATATTCGTCACCCCGGGGCACATGATAGACCTTGACGGGGCCCTGGACGTGACCCTAAGGGCCCTCAGGGGCTACAGGCTACCGGAGCCCACCCGGCTGGCGGACCTGCTGTCCAAGGGACCCTGTCAGCGGAAGAAGAGGTAG